The genomic stretch AAAAACTTTGGTATTTTCATCTTTCACTGTGCATCTTCctgtacttaatttttttttatgttacaGGGTTATGACACACTAGTAGGTGAGCGTGGAGGCCTACTTAGCGGGGGCCAGAGACAGGTATGGCAATGAACTTAAAGACAGTGAGTGACATAACAAGAAGAGTTCTTgacactttttattttttttaatgatctGCAGAGAATTGCCATTGCGAGAGCTCTGCTTAAAAACGCGCCAATCTTGATACTTGATGAGGCAAGTGTTTTGCTATCATATTAAACAACTACATCTTAACTGTGTCCAAACTCGCATAATCTAAATAGATGAAAAGAAATAATCACAAGGTCCAGTATTCCTCCTGTGTCCCAGTCTTTACTGGGTAAGTTCATATTTCAAAGTAACTGATTTAATATGTTCTTGGGCACAGGCAACAAGTGCATTAGATGCAGTTAGCGAGCGCCTGGTTCAGGAGGCTCTAAACCACTTGATGAAGGGTAGGACAACATTGGTAATCGCTCATCGGTTAAGCACTGTCCAGAACGCTCATCTGATCGCCCTTTGCTCCGAGGGCCGTATTGTAGAACTTGGGACACACTTTGAGTTATTGGCCAAGAAAGGTCAATATGCCGAATTAGTCGGAACCCAAAGGCTAGCATTTGAATAGTAATATTCAGTATTTGCTAGTATATTGCCCAATCACTCAAAGCAAGTACTAAAGTCCAACTAAATGTGTGAGTGTTTAACTATCAAATGTCATAAAAGTTTTCTATTATTTaccataaatattataaatttggTGAAGTTATGACTGATTCATTTTTCATTGAATTAATCAGGTACAATTATACAAAGTTTCACAGCTCATTGTCAATGGTGGCTTTGGGTTGTTGGGGCAAATAATTGAGCTTACTTTAAATAAATAGTTGTAGTAATTGCATTCACATCGTTAAAGGCTTGGTTTTAAGCCATAATATTTCGGCCACGTCTTTATGTATAGCAATTTTAATAGTTATTATTGTAAGAAATTACTAAGTTCAAGTTTTCTCAgtattgattattattattattatttttttttttgggagggATAATAACATAGGTAGGGATGTATATTTTTCCTATGGGAATGGAGCCTCGCGGGGACCTTAGGGGTGGGTAATCCTCATCTAAATGGGGAACGGGGCGAGGACGGGGATTGAACTCTCCGCCCAGATGGGATtccgtttaaatttttatatatttttgtaatattttttatgtattttaaatcTTTATTTATGTGTTTTCGTAGTATAGtagtaaattttttaatattttaaattttatttaggatagtgtttaatattttaaataataaatattgtgtaatattttaatttacatataatttacaatttttattttaacattttaattaaaaaattattttttaaataaatgaattCCCCGCCCCAATAGGGATTTACCACCCTGTCCATGACGAGGAATAAGCGGGGACGGAGATTAGAAATATAAATGGGGATGGGAATGGGGGGATCACTTCCTGTCAAATCTTCGTCCCGTGTGCACTAATCATAGATTTGCAAAATGAGTATGTACCTTTTTCATAGTGTTTTTTCTCATGGACCTCTAAATCCAGTTTTTATCACAGCTTCTAAACTTAATtttgattctttttttttcttttctaaaatcattaataattcacaaaattaacaaaagaaaagaaaaacacatcACTAAATAACTATTCTATCTAATAACTAATTGTGTcgttatatcatttttttttatatcaaaatCGGAATTAGGGTTTAGGGTCTACTTTAACAAATAGGGACAAAAgaagattaaaaaaatatataaaccctaatttttatttattttcttttgagGTATTATTTTTCATCTACCAGAAATTTATTTATATAGAACGAGATAAATTTTGAATATACCATCATAACAGAATATTTATTATaacaaaatcaatttaaattcagaaaagaaagccaaatatttgaaataaatatctaattAGATAGTTAATCAATCAATTTTGAATAACTTATTCTATTAACCCCAAATATGCAACAGATAAAAATACActctaaaatattaattttcctgtattttttttatcaaaaataaaaaaaaatcttgacTGTGGAAGTTGTGGAGTGAGtgttaatattttaaaaaaaaaaaagtaacatcGAATGATAAACGACAATAGTAATAATGGTTCTTATCTGGCAAGACTTCTTCTGGGTCaattcttttattaaataaattttttaaaaaataaaataaaaaatcaagccAATACCTTACTACACGCTTGGTTTTTTACTAGAAGGAAAGGAAATTTTTATTGCtatcaaattataatatttttcttactcattatacataattttttattctttaaacaaaaagtaaaccaactaaaataattttaatttcagtATTCACTCAAAATATATATAGGAAATTTCTATGCTACCCTGCAGGTGGGGTTTGTGTTCTCAAtacgtgaacagttttcgacacaatttttttatgaccgtgtatattgtagttatataaagtatcttgtaaattttcagaaaattttgaataatttgtaATGCAAAAAATTAGTTTAAAAACAGGTTGTTACatacgtgactaatttttttatgcgcgtggaaaataacatgtttaaacataattttcagtactgtaaattattcagaattttcttaaaatttataagatgttctaaataactacaatatacacagtcataaaaaaaatcgcaccgaaaattATTCACCGATCAGAAATATAAAAGACCTCTTTTTGAAACCTATATATCCATTTTCTTTCCCATTTTAACCAAACTTACTctaaatttctttatttatttatttatttttaatatatataatttattatagAGAGTAGGAATATGAGGACGTATAATGTCAGCCACAcccaatttgattttttttaaaaggatattattattattttaattaaataaaaataaaaatgttgtgcATTTTTAGTTAAAAGACAAGAGACCCAATTGAACACCaacacatttattatttattattattgtttgaaaaaacaaaaaaaaagtttggcttgtagagaaagagagagagagagaagcgtTTCATAATCACAATAATAAGTTCTCTTCTTTCCATGGAAACCGGGCGTGATATAAATTTGGGTGCGTGACTAGCTCTCCACAGTTCCGAACACCAGAAGAACCAACTCCTTCGATAACGACTGTTGCACATTTCTCTCTCCCAGATCATTGCCCGCTGTTTCGACCTAGGGTTTTTCCTTCTCGATCTCTTCGGTCCAGGTTTGTCCAATTCGTCTTTCTTTGATTCAAGCTCTATTCAATGTCTGTCTGTCGTGATTTGCCAATTTGTTTGGCTGAAATTGTACGATTCTTTAATATTTTATGTGAGATCTCTGTTTGTTTTTATCTGATTGCTTGATTTGATTTTTGTACTTTAGAATTTGTGAATCTCAATCATGACGATTCCTGATTCGGGATTCATGATTACTAATGGAGCGAGTTGCTTGCCGCTTCCTCCGGACGAAGAGAGTCGGATTATTGCTGAGCTTGCCAACCAATCTGAAAAGAATTTGAAGGAAGGCAATTTGTACTACGTTATTTCAAATAGGTAGATTTCTTTTTTCAACTTTGCGTTCTTAATGCTTGGTTTCGAATTCTGGATGTacttatgttttttttctttaattaattgttcataTGGAAACAAAGTATGCTTATATTGCCCCATTAGATGCTAACCTTATATaattgtgtgtttttttttaatttagttcaAAACATCTGATGAGTGCACTAGGTTTTGCAAGCCCAGTCTTCTAGTTACTCGTTGTTATATTTCTTTCGTTTAGGGCAATAGTTTCAAGATGGACATGTATTATTTGTGGGCTATTGGATGTTTAGCTAGGTTTTCGAATATTTTGTGGCTCTCAGAGCCTAGTTTAACTGAAAAGCCTGGTATCTTTCTTTGCTTGGTGCAAGTAAAGAATTTCATAAAATTTTGCTTTATGTGAAGTGAAGGCAATATATGTTCTGTTCTTATTTATTGGGTTATCCCTGGTTTTCGTACATGTGGGTGTATCATCTGGAATAAATCTATGAAATTCTAGTTGTTGACTATATTaaaaattgagttttttttttctttgtttgggCCAAATTAACAAGGTAAAAAAGTGAAATTAGCAAAATGAACACGTTGGTTTTACATTGAGCAACCATAATAGCTGGTCAGTGTAATAGAATATGCTTGCTTAGCCACCATAAAAGttattttgcaaataattttttaaGTCATTTGTAAGAATGACTCTTAAATTTTTTTATCAGTAAACCaagtttaaaaaatattatttgcaTAATAATTTCATAGTTTTTCAGTGTCCATAAATTTATACTAAACAATCATCATGGTCATTTGAGCAACCATAATTTACGCTGAGCGATCATCATGGTTGCTTAGTACAAAATGAGTGAGATTATTTTGCTAAGTTCTAACTTTAATTTGGTTATTTTAGCAAATATCTTGCTCCTTGCATGCCAATTATTCTGCTTTTGAACCTCTGGTAAAGCGATAGACAATTCTTGTTTATGTTCTGTTAGTAAAAAACAACCAATGGAAGAACTCTGATTAGGAAAATTAATCCGGTATCTTCTCCATAGATTTATCActttatttaaaataaaggtGAATGCTtcttatataaaattaaaaagtaTAGAATGCTTAGATGATTGGAAAGTACAGTTACTAGTGCATGTATTGGGCTGGCGTCACTCGTTTTTTTTAGTAGATCTCAtttggccattaatattgttttctttgttttttgCTTAGATGGTTTTCTAGCTGGCAGAGATATACGAAGCAAGGCATGGCTGAATCTTTGGTTGATGAGCAGTCTTCTGGATCTCAAAATATGGATGTTATTACTTTAAAGAGTGCAAATAGACCTGGGCAGATTGATAATTCTGATATAGTTCTAAATAGCAAAGATAGTGATGGTGATGAACTAGAGCTTCACAGAATGTTGGAGGAAGGACGTGACTATGTTCTAGTTTCCCAACAAGTTTGGGAAAGACTATTGTCTTGGTATATTTTTAtatttctcttcctttttatttgGCCCCTATTTTCTTTATGGTGTGTCTTTTTGTTGTCATATATTATCTTTGTTGTTACATATATATTTAGCTAATCTGTTACCTTATGTTGGTCTAAGGTAGTTTAATCAGGGAGCCCCTTTTTTTGTGATCTTTTTGGGGTTTAGTGTTGGTAGAATGAGTTTGATTTTTAGAGTTGCATCAAGTAGTAATGGGTAATGACTGGTGTGCAccacttatttttattttttgtgcttTAAATCATCAGGTACAAAGGAGGACCAGCATTACCAAGAAAATTGATTTCTCAGGGTACTTTTCACAAGAATTTTCTTGTAGAGGTTTACCCACTTTGCCTTAAGTTGATTGATTCTAGGGACAAAAACCAATCAGTATCAGTATTAAGATTAAGCAAAAaggtaattttttttagttattttcacTCAACTATAATCATTAATCACTAGTGCTTCCAGTGATTTTTTTTCCTAATATCCGATCTTTTGCAAGCGCACACATTGCACTTCCTGGTTTCTACCCTTCTATTGTTTTTGCATTTTTCCCTGTTTGTTTGATGTCAATGCTATGGCTACAATTTACACTATGTTTGGTGGCGAAGAAAAGAGAGGAAAGAAAGTATATGTGAGAAAAGTGGAAAGAAAATAGTAATACAAGTTGTTTGGAAAGAAATAAAAGTGAAGTGAAGTGAAGAGATAAGTAGGGGAAAAAAATATTGAGAGGCGCAcaccaatttttcttcttctccaAATTGGAGAAAGAGAAATAGTAAAagtattacaaaaataaatatgagTGAAACTACTAAATTATTTTTGTACAAAATTGCATATTAAAAATTTAAGGATATTATAGTATTTTTAGAATAAGTAAAATTTCTTTCATTCTTACATACCAAACAACTAAGAAGTAAATATAATTTTCTTTCTATACCTCCCTCCAACTTTTTATATCTCTCCTATAGTTTCCTTTTCCTATTTTCTTTCTTCTCTACCAAACATAGCACTAATGCTTTTGCTCCTTTTTTATGCTGATTAAGTAGGCCATTAATGCATGGTTAATTTTGTATATTAACTTATGTGTATGTAGGGTGATGTGGGTATTGATTCTTAATGTAAGCTTGATATGAGTGGTGATCTGATTGGAAATTCTTATTCGGCATGGCTGAACTAAACATATATTTTCAAGTGTTTAGTAGTTCttcatatgtatatatttatggaTAATCTTTGGGTTTCAAAGTTTATGTCAACAAAATTAAATTTCAGTTGTAGTATTACTATTAAGCTCTGCTGAAATATAATTTCCAAAAAAACTAATTGAGAACTATATCTGTCGACGAGTAGAATTACAGGTTGCATCAAGTAGATTTTCTTTTGTAGAACTTCTATTTGGTTTAAAGGTCTCTGAGATTTCCTGCAACGAGAATGttttaacatgttttattttttcagGCCTCTACAAGGGAGCTTTATGAGAGGGTGTGTAGCCTTCGTGGAGTAGAAAAAGAAAAggttctttttattttgttgttattgttgtatggttttgtttatttagtttaaaagtaatttttttaactGTAGTCTTTCTTTAAATGTCAGGTACTTATTTGGGACTATTTCAATAAACGGCAGCATTCAAGGCTGAGTAACTCAAACCAAACTTTGGAGGAGGCAAACTTGCAGATGGATCAAGAAGTGAGTAATTGATAACGCTGAAGATTATTTAAATCATTGATTCGACTCATAACATTTCTTTGATTTATTTTTCCCTGCACTTGGTTCCCTCTTTCTGTCATGGAGACTTTTCCTTCTTATTCGTGCACTTTTCTTTGTTCAAACTAATTAAGAAGTTATCACTAAGGTTACCCTAAACTGAAATTTGGTTGTCATTGTTGAGTATTAATGTAACAAGTGCTATGAAAATCtggcttttgttgtattataCACGTTAATTTAGTTAGCCATTCACAATCCTCAAGTATGGTGACAGTATCACCAGCTACCCAGCAAAAAGAATTGTCTCTGACTGTATGGTGGGTATGTAGTTTTTAATACGACTAAAGACATCCTCTTGATGAATTCTTTATATACAGATTCTTCTTGAGTTGCAAGATGTAAATAATGCTTCTCCATTCGGCAAGGATTCAACAGGAAATGAGTTGGCTTTGGTATCTATAGAACCATCCAGGTCTTCAGTTACAATTGCTGGGGGGCCTACAATGTCAAATGGCCATTCAACTGGATATAGCTCTAATTTATATCAGGGAAATGCTGTAAGTTCGTCATTCTCAGATATTGATGATGGATATGATGTTTACAAGTCAACAAAAGGAGAAAGGGGAGGTTTGGCAGGATTGCAGAATCTGGGAAATACTTGCTTTATGAACAGTGCCCTGCAATGTTTAGTTCACACGCCTCCTCTTGttgagtatttcttgcaagatTACAAAGATGAGATCAATACTGAAAATCCTTTGGGAATGCATGTAGGTTTTAGTTCTTTTTTTatcttctttctatttttttttatggggATAACTTGAATTTTAAGTAGGTCTGGTGCTTATACAGTTTCTAAAGTATATTTTAGCTGTGCAGGGTGAGCTTGCAATCGCCTTTGGTGAGCTGTTGAGGAAATTATGGTCCTCAGGGCGAACTACAATTGCACCACGTGTTTTCAAGGGAAAATTAGCTCGATTTGCTCCCCAGTTCAGTGGCTATAACCAGCATGATTCTCAAGTTAGTATTGTATATTGAATAATAATTGCAAAGCTTTCAATACTGAATACTTCAATGTTTAATGTATTTTTATGTCTTGATGTTTATTTTTGGGAGAAATTTTAGCGCATGAAGTTGGAGAAACCAATCAGTTATTTATGTTTATAGTACTCTGGTTTTGAACTTGTGCTTGCAGATGATACTGGGACTAAGTCTAAGTTTTGCTTTTATTTTTTCTCAGCCTTTTTAAATTGGGCAAATGCTTTTCTTACTAATATTTAGTCACTTCATCGAGCTGATGATTTTAAAATCAAAACCTCTTTGTGTGGCTTCAGCAAACAAATTTGTATTGTGCTTATCTGTACTTTATGACGTTAGGGTCTGTTAGATATGTTTTGTATGATTAGTTTGTCCATATTGCAAATGAGATAAACCATTCAGGGTAGTTTATTTGTGACacacatacatgtatatataatatggGGTCGTCACAGCAGGTTTTTTTTCACCATCAATCGAGAAATCAATTTTGACTTCTTGATTTCAATCTAAAGTCCACCATATATCACCTTTATCCATATATCATCAATCCCCAAAAAATTTAAATACTACTTTTCATACAAATTATTTGTTCCTATCAATAGGCTAAAGAAGCATACCGATTGAACTGActcctatatatataaatatatttttatagtttACTCTTTTTCACGATCACTGTATTGCTTCATGTCATAAAATTTTCTCTTTGCAGGAACTTCTTGCATTCTTGTTGGATGGGCTGCATGAGGATTTAAATCGTGTTAAACGAAAACCTTACATAGAAGCAAAGGATTCAGATGGTCGCCCAGATGAGGAAGTTGCTGTTGAGTGTTGGAAAAATCACAGGGCCCGGAATGACTCATTGATAGTGGATGTTTGCCAGGTGAGTGGGAATTAAAGTCTTCTTTCTTGAAAGCTATATTTCTTCTTTCCTTGAACCATAAGCATTTATTTTTTCCTGTACTGGTACAAAAGTATTTTCTTCTCTTACAATGTTTATATGTTGATGGTCAGGGTCAATATAAGTCGACACTGGTTTGCCCAGCATGTGGAAAGATTTCAATCACTTTTGATCCCTTCATGTATTTGTCGTTGCCTCTACCTTCAACTGCAACTCGGCAAATAACCGTGACTGTGTTTTATGGCGATGGAAGTGGTCTTCCTATGCCATACACTGTTAGTTTGCTAAAGCAAGGTTGCTGTAAAGATCTTAGTGAACAACTAAGTAATGCTTGTTGCTTGAATGCTGATGAGATTCTTCTGCTTGCAGAGGTAAATTTGGTTTCCATTGATATCTgctacaatttattttatttattcccTTATTTTTAGTTCTAGTGGTTGAGTAACTGTAATTTCGATTGCCAGGTTTATGAACATAAGATTTTTCGATATTTGGAAAACCCCTCGGAGCTATTGGCTCCAATTAAGGACGATGACCATATTGTGGCTTATAGACTTTCTAAAAACGTTGTGGGAAGATCCAGAGTTGAAATAATTCATCGACCACATGAAAAGTAAGCTTGCATCCCTATCCTTATGTAATTGGTAAATAGCACTGGTAAACATGTGATGTACAAACTGGTGTTGCCAGTCCATCTTTTGAAAAATAGCTTTAACTAAGTAATTTCAGAAGGGGATTATAgtatcaattaaaataattattggcCTTACATAAGTAAGACTTGTTCATTAAGAAGCTGAAGTCCGTATGAATAAAGTTCAAGCGCTCCAAGTCAAGTGTTGACTGGATAATACTTGGCTATATTATCTGCTTTTGAGAaatatgtgttttaattttttgtatccTTGTCATTTTATGTCTTGGATCATCTACGCAGATTGCTTGTTAGACTTTTGCTGGATTTCCTAACTTAGATAGTTGGATTTTTCAGGTGCCCGTCAGACAGTGTTAAGGGTTGTCAGGGAAAGCTTATCGGTACCCCTTTTGTTACTTATTTAAAAGAGCCAATATGTGGAGCCAATGTTGAAGCCGCTGTTACTAGATTGTTGTCACCTTTGAAGAGAACGCGTCCTTCAGTTAAGCTCCAGAATGGTAAGGAAAATGGATTTGAAAAAGAGGTTATTGAAGAACCATCAAACAGCTACAATTCTAAGAACCTGTCAATGGATGATGCAGAAGTAGAGGAAAAATCCAGCGAAGCGTTGTCCTTTAAACTTTTTGTTACTGATGGAAACAGTTCGAGCTGCAAGCCCATTGAGAAGGACACTTTATTAAATTCCAGTAGAGTTGTAAAGGTGTTTTTGGACTGGACCGACAAAGAACACAACTTGTATGATATCAGCTTTCTCAAGGATCTCCCTGAGGTTCACAAGGCTGGGTTTACCGTGAAGAAAACTCGACCGGAAGCTATTTCTTTGTTTACATGCTTGGAGGCATTTCTGAAGGAAGAACCTCTGGGGCCTGATGACATGTGGTGGGATACCTATTCAAATTCAGATAATTTTATACTTTGACCTTTGAAATAAATTGCCATTAATCGATGTCTTGTTCATTTTGTTTTCAATAGGTACTGCCCCAGGTGCAAGGAACATAGACAAGCTACCAAGAAACTAGACTTGTGGATGTTGCCCGAGATTCTTGTTTTCCACTTGAAAAGATTCTCGTATAGCAGATACCTCAAGAACAAATTAGACACGTTCGTGAATTTTCCTATTCACGATCTTGATTTGAGCAAATATGTGATAAGCAAGGATGGAAAACACCACATGTACGAATTGTACGCCATTAGCAACCATTATGGTGGTCTAGGTGGTGGTCACTACACTGCATATGCCAAGGTGAGAATTAATCTGTTTTCAACTTTTTAGTTTCGAGAGTTTAAACCCGACGATCACTTACAATGTTAATATTTTTTGTCAATCACGCAGTTGATCGATGAGGACAAATGGTACCATTTCGACGATAGCCATGTTTCACCCGTCAACGAACCCGACATCAGAACTTCGGCCGCCTACGTGCTATTCTACAGAAGAGTTAGGACGCAACCCAATTCAGGAGCAGGCGAGACGTCTCAAGCTCATTCAGGCTCTTGAGGACGTAAGTCGAGTACATCTTGCTATTTTAACGCTCCCAAGTTGTTTTTATTGTCTTTCAAAGCTAACTTGGTACAGGCAACGAGAGCAACCCCCACCTCCACCTGCATTTCAAACATTATGCTTGGTGGGTCGGTTATAGTTTCAAACCTTCATGCTGAAAAAGTTCGTTAATTTGGTACTGGGAGctatatttcaaaattttgaagGGTTGCATGTCATTATTCATTGTAGCTTGGAGTCCCTTCTTTAgacattttattattatattcttttattttctctgccttgaagaattattaatatattttttactgGCTGTTGTCTGCTCAATGGGGATTCCTGCACAGAAAAGTAAAATATGGCCACAGTTAGAGTTTACATTAGTCATTTACACTGGTAGAGATTAGACTTGTTGACTTTTATTATTTCAAATTATTGTGTCCGTAAATCATATACATTTGGGTTTGGCCATATTTCACAATTCTGTAATCACCCCTTAATGGTCCCAAAAATAGATTTGAGTTCAAGTCTTGAACGACTATAAATTTTTGTAATGACTATATGGGAATGAACTGTACCTATCCAAATTGCTTTAGACTACATAACTACATGTGCTGCTATTATTCTCATTTCCTACActcacttttttttattttatgttttatattcAAGTGGGACATGTTGAAACTCTTGAATCAAGCTAATATATTATTGAGGCAGTGAAAACACTGTTcactataaaatgaataataatggCACAAAATCCAATCATTAATTTAAGAAAGAAcagaagaaacaaaaaaaaaaaggggcaAATCATCAGTAAGCTACACTAAATTATGAATCTGGATCTCTAGCAAAAGCTCCTCAACAGCACAGCTAACACCtcgttattattatttgttattaAGATATCTGCAAAAGTAACAAAAGAAAAAAGGTTAGTATAATATAACCTTGAAGTGGCTGGCAGCTTCGAACAAAGTTTTTTAGAAAAAGTAAAATCCCAATAGCTTTTCACCCAAACTTCTCAGTGAACCAAAAACCAAACAGCTGTGAAATTTGATCAAGTGGTTGGTGGTGATCCACTTTAATGCTTCTGACTTTTTAGCACTACTTCCATTTCAGTAGAGTCAGCAATATcagtaaagagagagagagagatagagcatTGTAGGGGCTCTTTGGTAATTTTATGCCATACCATATGCACTTTGTCGGATTAAGCATATGCCTAAAGATCATCATCATGATAACGATTCCcagataaaaaaaatcaatggCGTACAAGCAAAGGaatataaaattttctttttcttattaccTTTCCCTACTCCCCAAGTCGCCTCTGTTTTTATCAATCTTTTTCCACAGCTccaattatgtttttttatttttttttgcttttttttcAACGGCCAGTACCTAATTAGGCCGTTGCTACAGCACTTCAAATTCAAAGCAACCCAATCAAAAGCATAAACAAAGCCACCATCTTCAGCAAAATCAAGCGGTCCTTCTCCTGAAAATAATGAACTTATCAGTATTACTTTAGTTGATAAAGATGGCCACGACCATTTTTCTTTGTTGTCAATTCAAAACCCATAATGTCTTTAATTCGAACAAAATAAATGTTGGTAAATCTTATCAACAAGACTAAGAAAAAAGGGATTTTTATGATACTTGGAGCTACTAAATTATATGCAAAAAATGCCCACGTTGCCGATTCTAAACCGAACACTGTAAAAAAAACAAGTAAGAGTAATGGATGATGAGACTCACAGTGGTCACGGCTGAGGAAAATGACAAATACCCAGCACTGGATGAGTTCGACGTCGATGGATAATAACCAGAGCTTATCGGAGAATAACCACCGGTGCCGGAGCTGGAGCTGGAGCTGTTTCCGGAGGAGGTGCTTTTAGTAATCCCAAGAGAGTAAACCGGAGTTCCGTCCGGTTTGAAAAGGCCGTAGTTTCTCTCGGAGGTGGGGCCTGGCTTCATGTTCTCGTTGAAGAGAGCGAAGACGTAGATGTTGAGATCGCAGCTTGGTCTCATGGGTGTTCCTTTCTTTTGGCTTATCAGCTTGAGTAGATTCCCATTGTACTTCTTGGCGTTCTCCGGCGTAGCTCCGGCCT from Humulus lupulus chromosome 5, drHumLupu1.1, whole genome shotgun sequence encodes the following:
- the LOC133778720 gene encoding ubiquitin carboxyl-terminal hydrolase 10-like isoform X2, which gives rise to MTIPDSGFMITNGASCLPLPPDEESRIIAELANQSEKNLKEGNLYYVISNRWFSSWQRYTKQGMAESLVDEQSSGSQNMDVITLKSANRPGQIDNSDIVLNSKDSDGDELELHRMLEEGRDYVLVSQQVWERLLSWYKGGPALPRKLISQGTFHKNFLVEVYPLCLKLIDSRDKNQSVSVLRLSKKASTRELYERVCSLRGVEKEKVLIWDYFNKRQHSRLSNSNQTLEEANLQMDQEILLELQDVNNASPFGKDSTGNELALVSIEPSRSSVTIAGGPTMSNGHSTGYSSNLYQGNAVSSSFSDIDDGYDVYKSTKGERGGLAGLQNLGNTCFMNSALQCLVHTPPLVEYFLQDYKDEINTENPLGMHGELAIAFGELLRKLWSSGRTTIAPRVFKGKLARFAPQFSGYNQHDSQELLAFLLDGLHEDLNRVKRKPYIEAKDSDGRPDEEVAVECWKNHRARNDSLIVDVCQGQYKSTLVCPACGKISITFDPFMYLSLPLPSTATRQITVTVFYGDGSGLPMPYTVSLLKQGCCKDLSEQLSNACCLNADEILLLAEVYEHKIFRYLENPSELLAPIKDDDHIVAYRLSKNVVGRSRVEIIHRPHEKCPSDSVKGCQGKLIGTPFVTYLKEPICGANVEAAVTRLLSPLKRTRPSVKLQNEVEEKSSEALSFKLFVTDGNSSSCKPIEKDTLLNSSRVVKVFLDWTDKEHNLYDISFLKDLPEVHKAGFTVKKTRPEAISLFTCLEAFLKEEPLGPDDMWYCPRCKEHRQATKKLDLWMLPEILVFHLKRFSYSRYLKNKLDTFVNFPIHDLDLSKYVISKDGKHHMYELYAISNHYGGLGGGHYTAYAKLIDEDKWYHFDDSHVSPVNEPDIRTSAAYVLFYRRVRTQPNSGAGETSQAHSGS
- the LOC133778720 gene encoding ubiquitin carboxyl-terminal hydrolase 9-like isoform X1; translated protein: MTIPDSGFMITNGASCLPLPPDEESRIIAELANQSEKNLKEGNLYYVISNRWFSSWQRYTKQGMAESLVDEQSSGSQNMDVITLKSANRPGQIDNSDIVLNSKDSDGDELELHRMLEEGRDYVLVSQQVWERLLSWYKGGPALPRKLISQGTFHKNFLVEVYPLCLKLIDSRDKNQSVSVLRLSKKASTRELYERVCSLRGVEKEKVLIWDYFNKRQHSRLSNSNQTLEEANLQMDQEILLELQDVNNASPFGKDSTGNELALVSIEPSRSSVTIAGGPTMSNGHSTGYSSNLYQGNAVSSSFSDIDDGYDVYKSTKGERGGLAGLQNLGNTCFMNSALQCLVHTPPLVEYFLQDYKDEINTENPLGMHGELAIAFGELLRKLWSSGRTTIAPRVFKGKLARFAPQFSGYNQHDSQELLAFLLDGLHEDLNRVKRKPYIEAKDSDGRPDEEVAVECWKNHRARNDSLIVDVCQGQYKSTLVCPACGKISITFDPFMYLSLPLPSTATRQITVTVFYGDGSGLPMPYTVSLLKQGCCKDLSEQLSNACCLNADEILLLAEVYEHKIFRYLENPSELLAPIKDDDHIVAYRLSKNVVGRSRVEIIHRPHEKCPSDSVKGCQGKLIGTPFVTYLKEPICGANVEAAVTRLLSPLKRTRPSVKLQNGKENGFEKEVIEEPSNSYNSKNLSMDDAEVEEKSSEALSFKLFVTDGNSSSCKPIEKDTLLNSSRVVKVFLDWTDKEHNLYDISFLKDLPEVHKAGFTVKKTRPEAISLFTCLEAFLKEEPLGPDDMWYCPRCKEHRQATKKLDLWMLPEILVFHLKRFSYSRYLKNKLDTFVNFPIHDLDLSKYVISKDGKHHMYELYAISNHYGGLGGGHYTAYAKLIDEDKWYHFDDSHVSPVNEPDIRTSAAYVLFYRRVRTQPNSGAGETSQAHSGS